In Gammaproteobacteria bacterium, one genomic interval encodes:
- the murA gene encoding UDP-N-acetylglucosamine 1-carboxyvinyltransferase, protein MEKLIIKGATPLNGEIRISGAKNAALPILAGSLLSQHPIQISNIPHLQDVITIVSLLGQLGVRVTLDERSNIEVDASTLKSFHAPYELVRTMRASVLVLGPLLSRFGQAEVSLPGGCAIGTRPVDQHLKGLQAMGAEIKIENGYIKAHAKELHGATIVMELVTVTGTENIMMAAVLAKGQTIIHNAAREPEVEDLANFLIGLGAQIRGAGTSTIIIDGVKELTGGSYHVLPDRIETGTYLAAAVITRGRIKLKNTRPDLLESVLLKLEEIGARIDTGPDWILLDMKGERPHAANISTAPYPAFPTDMQAQMMAVNAVAQGTGVITETVFENRFMHVQELQRMGANIALKGNTAICTGTERLRGAPVMATDLRASASLVLAALAAHGETTIDRIYHIDRGYECIEEKFAQLGAQIHRVPSELVE, encoded by the coding sequence ATGGAAAAGTTAATTATCAAAGGCGCGACTCCTTTAAACGGAGAAATACGTATCTCGGGTGCTAAAAATGCTGCGCTGCCTATCCTTGCAGGTTCATTATTAAGCCAACATCCGATTCAAATCAGTAATATTCCCCATCTCCAAGATGTGATAACCATTGTAAGTTTGTTAGGACAATTGGGTGTAAGAGTTACTTTAGATGAACGATCCAATATTGAAGTGGATGCCAGTACGTTAAAATCATTTCACGCGCCCTACGAGCTCGTTCGTACGATGCGAGCTTCCGTTCTAGTGCTTGGCCCCCTACTCAGTCGTTTTGGACAGGCAGAAGTATCGCTTCCTGGTGGATGCGCTATTGGTACACGTCCTGTTGATCAGCATCTTAAAGGCTTACAAGCCATGGGTGCAGAAATTAAAATTGAAAATGGCTATATCAAAGCGCACGCAAAAGAACTTCACGGTGCAACCATCGTCATGGAACTTGTGACGGTGACAGGAACAGAAAATATCATGATGGCCGCAGTGTTAGCTAAGGGCCAAACAATTATTCACAATGCCGCCCGTGAACCGGAAGTCGAAGATTTAGCTAATTTCTTGATTGGATTAGGCGCTCAAATACGCGGTGCTGGCACCTCAACTATTATCATTGACGGGGTGAAAGAATTAACTGGCGGCAGCTATCATGTTCTTCCCGATCGAATTGAAACAGGCACTTATTTGGCAGCGGCCGTCATTACCCGCGGCAGAATTAAACTCAAGAACACTCGCCCTGATCTTTTAGAATCTGTTCTTTTGAAGCTTGAAGAAATCGGTGCACGCATCGATACGGGACCCGACTGGATTCTGCTCGACATGAAAGGTGAACGCCCCCATGCTGCCAATATCAGCACTGCCCCTTACCCAGCCTTCCCAACTGATATGCAAGCTCAAATGATGGCTGTCAATGCAGTCGCACAAGGGACGGGTGTAATTACGGAAACAGTATTTGAAAATCGATTTATGCACGTTCAAGAATTACAACGAATGGGTGCAAATATCGCGCTCAAGGGAAACACAGCTATTTGCACAGGCACCGAAAGATTACGCGGGGCCCCTGTCATGGCAACTGACTTACGTGCTTCAGCATCATTAGTATTGGCAGCACTCGCAGCGCATGGTGAAACCACGATTGACCGCATCTACCATATTGATCGTGGATATGAATGCATTGAAGAAAAGTTTGCCCAACTTGGCGCACAAATTCATCGGGTTCCTTCAGAGTTAGTGGAGTAA
- a CDS encoding BolA family transcriptional regulator, which produces MQTDKIKQLIESSLTNASVFVEGDGAHFTATVVSAAFADKSRIAKQQMVYDAVRTEILDGTLHALSIKTYTPEEWEQLNRNS; this is translated from the coding sequence ATGCAAACCGATAAAATTAAACAATTAATTGAATCTTCTCTAACAAACGCCTCCGTTTTTGTAGAAGGTGATGGTGCGCATTTTACTGCCACTGTCGTGAGCGCCGCCTTTGCGGATAAAAGCCGAATTGCCAAACAGCAAATGGTTTACGATGCTGTTCGCACGGAAATCCTAGACGGTACGCTCCATGCGCTATCAATTAAAACCTATACACCCGAGGAATGGGAACAGCTGAATAGGAATTCTTAA
- the ampD gene encoding 1,6-anhydro-N-acetylmuramyl-L-alanine amidase AmpD, translating into MRLSINQDSLLTPALFLPSPHCDDRPSEATIDLIVIHNISLPPGEFGTGAIEDFFCGKLDPTQHPYYSLIVDLTVSAHLLIKRNGQLIQFVPFNKRAWHAGVSNYQGRERCNDFSIGIELEGTDSLPYEPMQYDALSAVVKVLKTYYPCILSNAIVGHSDIAPLRKTDPGAAFNWDYFRELLA; encoded by the coding sequence ATGAGACTGAGTATTAACCAAGACAGTTTACTAACACCAGCATTATTTTTGCCCTCGCCGCATTGTGATGACCGCCCTTCCGAGGCAACAATCGACTTAATTGTGATTCATAACATTAGTTTGCCACCGGGTGAGTTTGGCACGGGCGCCATTGAAGATTTTTTTTGCGGTAAGCTTGATCCCACCCAGCATCCATATTATTCCCTGATTGTGGATTTGACTGTGTCAGCACATTTGCTTATTAAACGGAACGGCCAGCTGATTCAATTCGTTCCTTTTAATAAACGCGCCTGGCATGCAGGCGTTTCAAACTATCAAGGGAGGGAAAGGTGTAATGATTTTTCGATTGGGATAGAATTAGAAGGAACGGATTCTCTACCCTACGAACCCATGCAATATGACGCCTTAAGCGCAGTTGTTAAAGTTTTAAAAACTTATTATCCATGTATTCTTTCCAATGCCATTGTGGGCCATTCAGATATTGCTCCGCTACGTAAAACCGATCCAGGAGCGGCTTTTAATTGGGATTATTTTAGGGAATTACTTGCATGA
- the ampE gene encoding regulatory signaling modulator protein AmpE codes for MTFIVAFVGLVVERFFDWSHLRRWGWFFSYQHSLVKRIPYASSYILLAINIIPLLMIVVLIDFILKSFLYGILSLSFQLIFFLYCLGPHNLWADTFACITALTKNEEASAQEKLESTFHLTISEKNVSLQKDFLGHLFVAANERVFGVLFWYVVLGPLGPLLYRTISLSTAKEQRPDPKLMKTAGQILSILDWIPARLFAFLFALSGHFVEVCQTYRRYFSLSPRNNHILLRETGLAGISATDAIAKNDATIENQAINLIDRTLVVALILVALFTLLYP; via the coding sequence ATGACTTTTATTGTTGCGTTTGTCGGTTTAGTAGTTGAGCGTTTTTTTGATTGGAGTCATTTGCGTCGTTGGGGTTGGTTTTTTTCTTATCAACACAGTTTAGTCAAACGGATTCCTTACGCTTCCTCTTATATTCTATTAGCAATTAATATTATTCCTTTACTGATGATCGTGGTATTGATTGATTTTATTTTAAAAAGTTTTTTATACGGAATTTTATCGCTTAGTTTTCAATTAATTTTCTTCTTATATTGTCTAGGTCCCCATAATCTTTGGGCAGATACTTTTGCTTGCATTACTGCTTTGACAAAAAATGAAGAGGCATCTGCTCAAGAAAAATTGGAAAGCACTTTTCATCTCACTATTTCTGAAAAAAATGTTTCTTTACAGAAAGATTTTTTGGGTCATCTTTTTGTTGCAGCGAATGAGCGCGTATTTGGCGTTTTGTTTTGGTATGTTGTGTTGGGTCCACTTGGGCCCTTACTTTACCGAACGATTTCTTTATCGACCGCCAAAGAACAGCGCCCCGATCCTAAACTCATGAAAACTGCCGGTCAGATTTTATCAATTTTAGATTGGATTCCCGCACGACTTTTTGCTTTTCTTTTTGCATTAAGTGGTCACTTTGTTGAAGTTTGCCAAACCTACCGCCGGTACTTTTCACTTTCTCCGCGTAACAATCACATTTTATTACGTGAGACAGGACTTGCAGGTATTAGTGCAACCGATGCTATTGCAAAAAATGATGCAACGATTGAAAATCAAGCCATCAATCTTATTGATCGTACACTTGTCGTTGCGCTTATCTTAGTCGCGTTATTTACCTTGCTTTATCCATAA
- a CDS encoding bifunctional UDP-4-keto-pentose/UDP-xylose synthase: MNVFILGANGFIGSHLCEAILTHTNWHITAIDLNQDKLALLLQHERFNFRLGDITQETTWIKEAIASSDVVLPLVAIATPVTYVTNPLRVFELDFEANLAIVRLCVELQKRLIFPSTSEVYGMCQDDAFDEEHSHLVTGPVHKERWIYATSKQLLDRLIYAYGKHKGLRYTLFRPFNWYGPRLDDITNPKPGGSRVLTQFIGNVMRAENINLVNGGAQKRCFTYIDDGIAALLRIIENKNEVASNRIFNIGNPDENLSIRSLAEKIVSLINAHHPAYQARAQAIELVSIEAGQYYGEGYQDVSLRVPAIHAAQQHLQWQPTTSIDAGLRQTLNFYLGN, from the coding sequence ATGAATGTTTTTATTCTCGGTGCCAATGGTTTTATTGGTAGCCATTTGTGTGAGGCGATTCTTACTCATACGAATTGGCATATTACTGCAATCGATCTTAATCAAGATAAATTAGCATTGCTTCTTCAGCATGAACGATTCAATTTTCGTTTAGGGGACATAACGCAAGAAACCACTTGGATTAAGGAAGCAATTGCATCCTCCGATGTTGTCTTACCGTTGGTTGCTATTGCAACGCCTGTAACTTATGTAACGAATCCATTGCGGGTCTTTGAGTTAGATTTTGAAGCAAACCTTGCAATTGTAAGGCTATGCGTTGAATTACAAAAACGTTTGATTTTTCCTTCAACGTCCGAAGTCTATGGCATGTGCCAGGATGATGCTTTTGATGAAGAACATAGTCATTTAGTGACAGGCCCCGTGCACAAAGAACGTTGGATTTATGCAACGTCAAAACAATTATTAGATCGTTTAATTTATGCTTATGGTAAGCATAAAGGATTACGCTACACCTTATTCAGACCTTTCAATTGGTACGGGCCAAGACTTGATGACATTACCAATCCAAAGCCGGGTGGATCACGCGTGCTTACTCAATTTATTGGCAATGTTATGCGCGCTGAAAATATCAATCTTGTCAATGGAGGTGCACAAAAACGGTGCTTTACTTACATTGATGATGGCATTGCTGCTTTATTACGGATCATCGAAAATAAAAATGAAGTCGCATCCAATCGTATATTTAATATTGGTAATCCAGATGAAAATCTTTCGATTCGCAGCCTTGCGGAAAAAATAGTTTCATTAATTAATGCGCATCATCCAGCTTACCAAGCTCGAGCGCAGGCCATTGAATTAGTATCAATTGAGGCAGGACAATATTATGGTGAGGGTTACCAAGACGTAAGTCTACGTGTTCCCGCTATTCATGCAGCGCAACAGCATTTGCAATGGCAACCCACAACAAGTATTGATGCAGGGTTGAGGCAAACGTTGAATTTTTATTTGGGGAATTAA